The following are encoded in a window of Streptomyces sp. 11x1 genomic DNA:
- a CDS encoding TIR-like protein FxsC: MIHPASQVTPASDSSDPYVFFMSYARLPITGTRAKKDPSDMALEQFHAHLCSDIMQLTDHDGEESPGFLDQSIDLGEDWQSRLKHALATCRVFVPIYTSRYFKREWCGKEWDAFARRQEEQLRTRPYTGNAIIPVLWVGQQHLTLPPVAAKVQYAHPVLGKDYLQSGLYGLKQAGRHAKYRSSVWALAQMIVKVAQQTSLEPCDTELFKDLRNVFEGE, from the coding sequence ATGATTCATCCGGCTTCTCAGGTGACACCGGCGTCGGATTCCTCCGATCCGTACGTGTTCTTCATGAGTTACGCACGGTTGCCGATAACGGGCACGAGGGCGAAGAAAGACCCGTCGGACATGGCTCTGGAGCAGTTTCACGCCCACTTATGCAGCGACATCATGCAGCTGACGGATCACGATGGCGAGGAATCGCCGGGATTCCTCGACCAGAGCATCGATCTCGGCGAGGACTGGCAGAGCAGACTCAAACACGCCCTGGCCACCTGCCGGGTCTTCGTGCCCATCTACACCAGTCGGTACTTCAAGAGGGAATGGTGCGGAAAGGAATGGGACGCCTTCGCCCGGCGTCAGGAGGAACAGCTTCGGACCCGGCCGTACACGGGCAACGCGATCATTCCCGTCCTCTGGGTGGGACAGCAGCATCTGACACTGCCGCCGGTCGCGGCGAAGGTGCAGTACGCCCACCCCGTTCTGGGTAAGGACTACCTGCAGTCGGGCCTCTACGGACTGAAGCAGGCGGGCCGCCACGCCAAGTACCGCAGTTCTGTGTGGGCGCTCGCCCAGATGATCGTCAAGGTGGCCCAGCAGACCAGCCTGGAACCGTGCGACACGGAGCTGTTCAAAGACCTCCGGAACGTCTTCGAGGGGGAGTAG